AATTTGAAGATATGAAAAGCTCACGAAATAAATCTCTATTCTCTTTTTCATCAATTTTTTCTTGTTTGATCTGCACAATTTTTCTGATCCTGATATTTTGAATTATAAAAACGGCGATCATAAAGCATAAAGAACACAAGACCACATATTCCCAAAAGAAAACTCTGAATAATAGAAAAATCAAACCAACAATGCCAATGCACAATGAGAATATGCTCACCAAATCTCCCTCCTTGAGATCGATTAAGTGTATAGAACATAAAATTTTGGCTTATCATTCACATGCCAATCAAAATTACTGTGCTTCTTGGCTGAGCTGTATATGTGTATCCAACGGGTTCCGGGTCATCGAGAAAATCTTCAGGGCAATCCTTCGATGTGTCAACAACTCTGTACCAGTTTTTGCCATGGATGTAAGGCAATACAAATTTCAAAGGTTCACGCCATTGATTTAGAATAACGTATATATCGGTGTCCTGCTCAACTGAACTTGGTTCCCCACTTATCATGAAAGCTATCGAGTGAGAATGATAAGAAAAATCCGGCTCAAAGGGTCTTACACCATGCCAAGTCAAGTCTGGGAAACCCGTTTGTGTCGGTAATCCTGTAAAAAAGTGCGGTTTTCTCAAGACTGGATGTGATTTTCGAAAATCAATCATCTTCTTGAAAAACCTAAAAATGTCCTTGTGCTTTTCTTTTAAAGTCCAATCAAGCCACGTAGTTTCATCGTCATGACAGTAAGCGTTGTTATTTCCTTTCTGCGTTCTGTACATTTCATCACCCATCAAGATCATTGGAGTACCATGAGATACCATCAGGATGGCTATGAAGTTTTTTACTTGTTGTTTTCTCAAACTAATTATCTTGGGATCATCTGTTTCACCTTCCACGCCATAATTGTTGCTGAAATTTTCATCACTGCCATCTCTGTTACCTTCACCATTTGCCTCATTGTGTTTGTACTTATAACTGACAAGATCTCTCAATGTAAAACCATCGTGACATGTAACGAAATTGATACTCGCGTGGGGAGATCTTGAACCATACAAATCTTGACTTCCAGCTATTCTCATGGCAAGATCTTGTACTGTACCTTCGTCCCCTCGTACAAATTTTCTCACCGTGTCCCTATATCTTCCATTCCATTCTGCCCAACCTTGAGGGAATTGCCCCAAAAAATATCCGCCTGCAGCATCCCATCCTTCAGCAATGAGCTTTAGATCATGTAATATGGCATCTTCTGAAATATCTTTTAGTAATGAAAAATCACCAATCCACCTGCCATCTGGTGTCCTTCCAAGAATAGAAGCAAGGTCAAAGCGGAAACCATCCACGTGCATCTCCGTCGCCCAATATCTGAGACTGTCTATAATCATTTCCTTTACAACTGGGTGATTGCAGTTGAGTGTATTTCCACAGCCAGAATAGTTCAAATAGAAGCGTTTGTTGCTCGGATTGA
The DNA window shown above is from Thermotoga profunda AZM34c06 and carries:
- the glgX gene encoding glycogen debranching protein GlgX, with protein sequence MVLKLVQASILLPGGKLPDYPVEYNNPDSNVELKTKRGYPRLGATPDDTGVNFGIFSRNGRRVILELYQNYYDEKPSHRFVLDPIYNRTGDIWHIYVYGVGHGQYYGWRIDGEYDPNNGKRFNVYKLLTDPYAKAISGSYEWDEDSVYGYDRDSPMKDLSFSTIDSAQSPTKSIVIDDSKYDWTGDRKPMIPWKDTIIYEMHVRFFTMSPTSNVRFRGTFLGILEKLDHLKELGVTTIELMPVFEFCANANTNINPLTGKRLMDMWGYNPLGFFAVTGNYSVGMKLGEQVFLFKDFVKQMHKNGFEVILDVVYNHTGESNELGPTLSFRGIDNEIYYMLNPSNKRFYLNYSGCGNTLNCNHPVVKEMIIDSLRYWATEMHVDGFRFDLASILGRTPDGRWIGDFSLLKDISEDAILHDLKLIAEGWDAAGGYFLGQFPQGWAEWNGRYRDTVRKFVRGDEGTVQDLAMRIAGSQDLYGSRSPHASINFVTCHDGFTLRDLVSYKYKHNEANGEGNRDGSDENFSNNYGVEGETDDPKIISLRKQQVKNFIAILMVSHGTPMILMGDEMYRTQKGNNNAYCHDDETTWLDWTLKEKHKDIFRFFKKMIDFRKSHPVLRKPHFFTGLPTQTGFPDLTWHGVRPFEPDFSYHSHSIAFMISGEPSSVEQDTDIYVILNQWREPLKFVLPYIHGKNWYRVVDTSKDCPEDFLDDPEPVGYTYTAQPRSTVILIGM